Genomic DNA from Penaeus monodon isolate SGIC_2016 chromosome 15, NSTDA_Pmon_1, whole genome shotgun sequence:
GCATTATCAGGGAATCTGCATCTTACACTGGGTTTTGTTGAAAGAGATTAGGACATTAGTGAAGAAATATCTTGTTTTGAAGTGTACTGAAGTGTAATACAGTATCCATCAAGAAGTTAATAAGCAATGTCTCATTTCTTTCACTATTCCATTGCATTTCACTATTGCATTTTCAGACGATGAAAATAAGGACCATACCAAACTGCACAGAAGCAATGCCACCCCAGGCTTCCATGAAATTCATCTTTCCAGGAAGTTTCAGGTCAGGAGTGCAAGGAGAATGATCACTTACTACCTGCTGGATAGTGCCGTCTCTTACTGCTTCCCATAACTGCTCCTGTGTGGCGGGGCGCTGAGTATTAGACGAGCGGCAGAGAGCTTTATTTCATGGGGAGTTTGATAGCATNNNNNNNNNNNNNNNNNNNNNNNNNNNNNNNNNNNNNNNNNNNNNNNNNNNNNNNNNNNNNNNNNNNNNNNNNNNNNNNNNNNNNNNNNNNNNNNNNNNNNNNNNNNNNNNNNNNNNNNNNNNNNNNNNNNNNNNNNNNNNNNNNNNNNNNNNNNNNNNNNNNNNNNNNNNNNNNNNNNNNNNNNNNNNNNNNNNNNNNNNNNNNNNNNNNNNNNNNNNNNNNNNNNNNNNNNNNNNNNNNNNNNNNNNNNNNNNNNNNNNNNNNNNNNNNNNNNNNNNNNNNNNNNNNNNNNNNNNNNNNNNNNNNNNNNNNNNNNNTACTTACCTGAAATGTGCATACTTATTCAGGTTTTATGACTCTGGTCAAACTAACAAAGGCAAATAGAAAGCAACAAAAATACGTACATGGCAACAATCGCACACGCGTTCGCCCACGCATCAACAAACGTgctcagacacacacaggcactaacaacacaaacacacacaagaaccaAACCCACGGCCAAACACACGGAGGTACACacccatccttttccccttttctacaacctccccttctctccatcacacacgcacgcccacccaAGCCCACCCACCTGATTATCCCCCTCCCTGATGGGCGGGCAACACTTAAACTGCGTGGCATTATCAGGGATATCGTCAgctttgagagagagatagtgatggcAGGTCTCGACACTCAAGGGGACGCCGCGACGCTGGGCAGACCGAATCATGGGCAACGCTCTGCCGGCCGATAGATGGACGATGTGGCACCGGACCtgtggagggaaatggggggggggggggcttgattaCGGCAANNNNNNNNNNNNNNNNNNNNNNNNNNNNNNNNNNNNNNNNNNNNNNNNNNNNNNNNNNNNNNNNNNNNNNNNNNNNNNNNNNNNNNNNNNNNNNNNNNNNNNNNNNNNNNNNNNNNNNNNNNNNNNNNNNNNNNNNNNNNNNNNNNNNNNNNNNNNNNNNNNNNNNNNNNNNNNNNNNNNNNNNNNNNNNNNNNNNNNNNNNNNNNNNNNNNNNNNNNNNNNNNNNNNNNNNNNNNNTTGATAATAACTGCAAGCACTGAACTGCTTTTAAAATTAGAGAACATCATTACTATGTTTCTTTTATTCAAAGGGTTTATTCCCCTTGCTATCACACGCAGAAATGCCTATTACAGATATGTGACGATTTAAAAAGTCAATACATATTATCTGGCATCTGCAGTTCTGGAACGTAAATTCCGGTTATTTGattaaaacattaaacaaaacaTAACATTCCCGTTACTTAAACAGAGCATTAAATGATCGTAAATTTCCGTTATCTAATTAAAACAGAAAAGGACCGGAAATTCCAGTCATTTCATCAAAACATTAAAtgtaagtaaataatgaaaacacagAAGACGGAAATTCACGTCCCTTTTATAAATACTTTGCGCATTCTCTACGTACCTTTGTTTTCTCACAGAGACTTATGACCTGTTCTATTGCAACTTCCTCCATCCTTTGCGGGCGAGACTTCAGAAATGTGCTGTACTTTTCAGATGGATCTATTGAGAAAGGGCATGTAAAAATACGGTTCCTTCTTGTTAGCGGAAACAGTAATGCATTTTAGTATTTATGGCAACATTGCGCATCAAGGAAGTTACTTTTATCTTAATGTGGTTATCGGcattacattttgtattttttaaacttgGTTACTAACCTAAATCAGTCACAGATGGCCCGATGTCACACTCGGCATGGAACTGTTGATAAGGTAATAAATTTCAGATGCGGATTCGTTCGAAATTTTAATGGTATTTAAGCCTGTATCATTCTACGATCTTAAGGATTGTTTTGAGTCAGCCGATTATCATATTTAATTCTTATATATTCAGTCAGCNNNNNNNNNNNNNNNNNNNNNNNNNNNNNNNNNNNNNNNNNCCCGTTTAATACAAGTTTAAATAAGATTTAGAAATGATCCTGTATTCGCAAACGTCTGTTAAAGTTACTCGTGAAAAAACTCTTCAGAACAGTTCTCATTTGGGAAGAAGACATATTGTGCACAAACCAGTAAAACAGAAGACGTATCCGAGAGCTGTGTGAGAGCCTCTTCCACCTGCGCATAATCCACACTCGGGAACTCATCCACTCCGCTGTGGATGAGGAAGCACTTGAATCCACAAATGCCGTTGGCGACCATGTCACGCAGCTCGGAAGCGTTTCCTGCGTGAATCAGGGGCGAATCTTTCTTTACATTTTGGGTGTTGGCATGATAGCATTGGACGGAAATGTTTCAAATGATATGTGTCTATTTGCTGCTGCCCTTTTTCCGTCATAAAACACGTGNNNNNNNNNNNNNNNNNNNNNNNNNNNNNNNNNNNNNNNNNNNNNNNNNNNCCCCTGTATCCTCACCGGGCACAACGCCGCCCCAGAACCCGACGTCGACCCAGCACTGCCCCTTCGCCGCCTCCATCTTCTCGGTCCACGCGGCCATGCTTGTGGTCGGCGGGATCGAATTGCTGAAACGTTTGAGGCTATGTGAACGTTCTCGTACGCTTGCGAAACTCGGAAGAATGTAAACCGCATGGTGACCATTGCATGGATTTTTCTATTACTGTTTctacttttttcatttcctattcTTTAATGTTATTTCATGTGCGGGTGGTCTCCCACGTGATCAAAAGCAAGACGAGAAAATCTCTGGCGTCTCTGGTAATTCCACCATTAAGACCTTTTCACCTTTAAACGTTGCTAACCTTTTCACAAATAAGGAAAATGCTCCTCATTGAACGTAAAATTTCTCTGGGATTCTGCTGCAAAatcaaaattaagataatgacctCCTCTCATCATATTTGTCAGCTTCTCAATATAAACGTGCAAACCAGAATTATGTTCTCTGCATTTCTACTCTATGATAGAACCTTGAAGTTTTATTATGTACGGTAGGCTAAATGCAGTGTTTAAATTTTCAAACAGCCATGCATGCGTCTGTTTGTATAAGTGAGTGTGATTTAATATTTTcccaataaaatacacatactgtTCTGTATTTACGTACTGAACTTTCCTTCAAACAAAGCCCTTTCCTTCAAACAAAGCTAAtagaaggaataatgataaacacgTAGCCGACCAGACTACAGTTAAAACCATATGACCATAATCAAACGTATCTGCCCACAGAGCATTATACAATATAGAATACAATCTAGAGTATAATACAATCTATACTCAAATACATCTGCCTATGGAGCATAATGCAATATGGAAACTTTCTGACTTCGCAGAAAATATCCCGGAACAAAACAGCGCCCCGTAACTCACAGGGGCATGTCAACAATGGTGGTGATNNNNNNNNNNNNNNNNNNNNNNNNNNNNNNNNNNNNNNNNNNNNNNNNNNNNNNNNNNNNNNNNNNNNNNNNNNNNNNNNNNNNNNNNACCCCCGCCATCAGGGCCAGGTCTCCGCACCGGGTGATCTGCAGGAGAGNNNNNNNNNNNNNNNNNNNNNNNNNNNNNNNNNNNNNNNNNNNNNNNNNNNNNNNNNNNNNNNNNNNNNNNNNNNNNNNNNNNNNNNNNNNNNNNNNNNNNNNNNNNNNNNNNNNNNNNNNNNNNNNNNNNNNNNNNNNNNNNNNNNNNNNNNNNNNNNNNNNNNNNNNNTGAACTTCTGGCATTATAGATATGACCTAGAATGAGCTTACTAAACCAACTTGAAAATGCGACCTAAAAAACAGAGGATTCGTTCAACTAAGGTCGTACTATTTCCACAAGAATTGCCTGTCTGCTCATACNNNNNNNNNNNNNNNNNNNNNNNNNNNNNNNNNNNNNNNNNNNNNNNNNNNNNNNNNNNNNNNNNNNNNNNNNNNNNNNNNNNNNNNNNNNNNNNNNNNNNNNNNNNNNNNNNNNNNNNNNNNNNNNNNNNNNNNNNNNNNNNNNNNNNNNNNNNNNNNNNNNNNNNNNNNNNNNNNNNNNNNNNNNNNNNNNNNNN
This window encodes:
- the LOC119581764 gene encoding LOW QUALITY PROTEIN: allantoinase-like (The sequence of the model RefSeq protein was modified relative to this genomic sequence to represent the inferred CDS: inserted 1 base in 1 codon; added 88 bases not found in genome assembly) codes for the protein MAAVQVFTSNAVVFPDETCEAVIEVKGGRIQRIHRHTADVSAYSDDQITRCGDLALMAGVVDSHVHVNEPGRTAWEGYASATRAAAAGGITTIVDMPLNSIPPTTSMAAWTEKMEAAKGQCWVDVGFWGGVVPGNASELRDMVANGICGFKCFLIHSGVDEFPSVDYAQVEEALTQLSDTSSVLLFHAECDIGPSVTDLDPSEKYSTFLKSRPQRMEEVAIEQVISLCEKTKVRCHIVHLSAGRALPMIRSAQRRGVPLSVETCHHYLSLKADDIPDNATQFKCCPPIREGDNQEQLWEAVRDGTIQQVVSDHSPCTPDLKLPGKMNFMEAWGGIASVQFGLSVFWTEAXQAGFTLQDVVKLLSVGPASQASLGDRKGALEEGYDADFVIWDPSETFTVLESMIHHKNKISPYIGKTLKGKVHKTVLRGNVIYAEGSFTESAPRGSFVFASRKNKNTRML